A part of Cryptococcus tetragattii IND107 chromosome 3, whole genome shotgun sequence genomic DNA contains:
- a CDS encoding cell differentiation protein rcd1 translates to MFSHAPPHLSHQHQHHPLQHQSLHRPPTAPSTPDTEHSTHTWAPTPSFPQHMNQQLQPGSNIPPYLFDRRQFPYSAPSADATRQNAAHTPQLAATQSTTPGASASGPLLPQNLAQHLNNPPPPTGSQQSINPAMQTQAGPGAGTIAGASAGGKVLLMPNGAPPPAGSDEEKIYILITELLEPETREAALLELSKKRELYEDLALVLWGGFGIMSSLLLEIVAVYPALSPPSLTAHASNRVCNALALLQCVASHSDTRALFLNAHIPLFLYPFLNTTSKTRPFEYLRLTSLGVIGALVKQNDNSDVINFLLSTEIIPLCLRIMETGSELSKTVAIFIVQKILADDLGLQYICQTYERFYAVGTVLANMVDALVESQAVRLLKHVVRCYLRMSDNPRAREALRACLPKALQDNTFNPLLKGDMVTKRCLQTLLMNLNERPASDIQ, encoded by the exons ATGTTCTCGCACGCCCCGCCGCATCTCTCGCAtcagcaccagcaccatCCCCTCCAGCACCAGTCTCTGCACCGCCCGCCCACGGCACCCTCCACCCCGGACACCGAGCACTCCACCCACACGTGGGCGCCCACGCCAAGTTTCCCTCAGCACATGAACCAGCAGCTCCAGCCAGGATCAAACATCCCCCCCTACCTCTTCGACAGGCGCCAGTTCCCCTACTCGGCGCCCTCCGCAGATGCCACCAGGCAGAATGCCGCACACACCCCCCAGCTAGCAGCAACCCAGTCCACTACTCCGGGCGCAAGCGCGTCTGGCCCACTGCTTCCACAAAACCTCGCGCAGCACCTGAACAATCCGCCACCGCCCACCGGTTCCCAGCAGTCCATCAACCCCGCCATGCAGACTCAGGCTGGACCTGGTGCCGGTACCATCGCCGGGGCGTCAGCCGGAGGCAAGGTCCTTCTGATGCCCAATGGCGCGCCGCCCCCTGCAGGGAgcgacgaggagaagatctacatcctcatcactgAGCTGCTCGAACCAGAAACAAGAGAGGCGGCCCTTTTGGAATTGAGTAAAAAGAGAGAGCTTTACGAAGATTTGGCGTTGGTCCTTTGGGGCGGTTTTG GTATCATGAGCTCTCTGCTGCTTGAGATCGTCGCCGTCTACCCAGCGCTTTCCCCGCCATCGTTGACTGCACATGCTTCCAACCGGGTATGCAATGCgctcgctcttcttcagtgtGTCGCGAGCCACTCTGACACAAGAGCATTGTTCCTAAATG CGCACATTCCCCTGTTTTTATACCCTTTCCTCAACACGACCAGTAAAACTCGACCTTTTGAGTACCTTCGACTAACATCTTTGGGCGTGATCGGTGCTCTCGTCAAG CAAAATGACAACTCGGATGTCATcaacttccttctttctaCCGAAATTATTCCTCTCTGTCTCAGAATAATGGAAACTGGCTCGGAACTTTCCAAGACTGTGGCCATCTTTATCGTTCAAAAGATCCTCGCAGACGATTTGGGATTGCAGTATATCTGCCAAACATACGAGAGGTTTTATGCTGTCGGGACCGTGCTGGCCAACATGGTGGATGCTCTTGTGGAAAGTCAGGCGGTTCGTTTGTTGAAGCATGTGGTTAGATGCTATTTGAGGATGAGTGACAACCCTAG GGCAAGAGAAGCTCTTCGTGCCTGCCTTCCAAAGGCTTTGCAGGATAACACCTTCAACCCCCTTCTCAAGGGCGACATGGTTACCAAGCGGTGCCTCCAAACCCTCTTAATGAATCTCAACGAGCGACCGGCTTCTGACATTCAATAA